The Deinococcus koreensis genome window below encodes:
- a CDS encoding universal stress protein: protein MTRILVTTDGSDLGHLALTHARALAAALHAELTVLCVQLDPGVALAGEFGYLPPAEPAEVAEQKRAMETALQARVPGARVRVELAGGRAIAQAISDIARDEGAALIVMSTHGRSGLGRMLLGSVAQAVACCAPVPVMLVRAGHTPPQWLTPPFMAELQTGGNLQG, encoded by the coding sequence ATGACGCGCATTCTCGTGACCACCGATGGCAGCGACCTCGGACACCTCGCCCTGACCCACGCCCGGGCCCTGGCGGCCGCCCTGCACGCTGAACTGACGGTGCTGTGCGTGCAGCTCGATCCGGGGGTGGCGCTGGCCGGTGAGTTCGGCTACCTGCCGCCCGCCGAGCCGGCGGAGGTGGCCGAGCAGAAGCGCGCCATGGAAACCGCCCTGCAGGCCAGGGTGCCCGGAGCGCGCGTGCGCGTGGAACTGGCGGGTGGGCGGGCCATCGCCCAGGCCATCAGCGACATCGCCCGCGACGAGGGGGCGGCCCTGATCGTGATGTCCACCCACGGGCGCAGCGGCCTGGGCCGGATGCTGCTCGGCTCGGTGGCTCAGGCGGTCGCCTGCTGCGCCCCGGTGCCGGTCATGCTGGTTCGCGCCGGCCACACCCCGCCCCAGTGGCTCACGCCGCCGTTCATGGCCGAGCTCCAGACCGGGGGGAACCTGCAGGGCTGA
- a CDS encoding U32 family peptidase, producing MPRAPVKPEVMSPVGGERQLRAAVEAGADAVFFGVNFAAGQGRADGAGFHARAKVGFDAEALPEIMRGLHERGVQAFVTFNVLVFDRELRQAERQLITLAESGVDAIIVQDHGVARLAREICPDLPVHGSTQMSITSAEGAEHARRFGASRVVLGRELSLRDIERIAGATDLELETFVHGALCVSYSGQCFSSEAWGGRSANRGQCAQACRLPYDLLVDGLERDLGDARYLLSPGDLYALHQVPELVRIGVNCLKIEGRYKDAEFVALTTAAYRRAVDEAWAGRPLSVTPAEEQDLEQVYSRGLGPHFMAGTNHQTVVRGRAPRHRGVRVGTVRGVTERGVLVDLSQSVKPGDGLVFDPANWRTPEGREEGGFLYGLWDAGRPLDDDSLARVRPGQTLELRFGRGAVDGRRVRVGDPVWRTHDPTLAARVRPLVEADDPVQTRPVDAHFSGHVGEAPALTLTDEHGLSATATLQEPLAPARNRALDEAQLREQLGRLGGTPFHLRALTTDLQGAGFLPVSALNALRREAVAALTARRGHAPERPTTPALDAALREMPATTPDEDQAPRLHVLVRTPEQLDAALEERPDSITLDYLELYGLKPSVERVKAAGIAVRVASPRILKPTEQNLQKFLLSLGAGILVRSGGLLEGLQAEAGAAELTGDFSLNAANVLTARALLELGLSRLTPTYDLNAQQITELAGLVGPLRLEPVAYGHLPVFHTEHCVFCRFLSEGTDYTNCGHPCESHRIALRDERGRSHPVMADVGCRNTVFEGRPQVAAPHLDSWLGAGLRDFRLEFVHETPQQLRDVMAAHRAYLSGEVSAVGLQARLDAVSDQGLTEGSLFVPHDFGTLDALPLIGT from the coding sequence ATGCCGCGCGCCCCTGTGAAACCTGAAGTGATGAGTCCCGTCGGCGGCGAGCGCCAGCTGCGCGCCGCCGTGGAGGCCGGCGCGGACGCCGTGTTCTTCGGCGTGAACTTCGCGGCCGGGCAGGGGCGCGCCGACGGCGCCGGCTTCCATGCCCGTGCCAAGGTGGGCTTCGACGCCGAGGCGTTGCCGGAGATCATGCGTGGGTTGCACGAACGGGGCGTGCAGGCCTTCGTGACCTTCAACGTGCTCGTCTTCGACCGCGAACTGAGGCAGGCCGAGCGGCAGCTCATCACCCTGGCCGAGTCCGGGGTGGACGCCATCATCGTGCAGGATCACGGCGTGGCGCGGCTGGCCCGCGAGATCTGCCCCGATCTGCCGGTGCACGGCTCGACCCAGATGAGCATCACGTCGGCCGAGGGCGCCGAACACGCCCGCCGCTTCGGGGCCAGCCGCGTGGTGCTGGGGCGCGAACTCAGCCTGCGCGACATCGAGCGGATCGCGGGCGCCACCGACCTCGAACTGGAGACCTTCGTGCACGGGGCGCTGTGCGTGTCGTACTCCGGCCAGTGTTTCTCCTCCGAGGCCTGGGGCGGCCGCTCCGCCAACCGGGGCCAGTGTGCCCAGGCCTGCCGCCTGCCCTACGACCTGCTGGTCGACGGCCTGGAGCGCGACCTGGGCGACGCCCGCTACCTGCTCTCGCCCGGCGACCTCTACGCGCTTCATCAGGTGCCGGAACTCGTGAGGATCGGCGTGAACTGCCTGAAGATCGAGGGCCGCTATAAGGACGCCGAGTTCGTGGCCCTGACCACCGCCGCCTATCGCCGGGCCGTGGACGAGGCCTGGGCCGGCCGGCCCCTGAGCGTCACGCCTGCCGAGGAGCAGGATCTGGAGCAGGTCTACTCGCGCGGACTGGGGCCGCACTTCATGGCGGGCACCAACCACCAGACGGTCGTGCGCGGCCGGGCGCCCCGCCACCGTGGGGTGCGGGTGGGCACCGTGCGCGGCGTGACCGAGCGTGGCGTGCTGGTGGATCTCTCCCAGAGCGTGAAGCCCGGCGACGGTCTGGTGTTCGACCCCGCCAACTGGCGCACCCCCGAGGGCCGCGAGGAGGGCGGGTTCCTGTACGGCCTGTGGGACGCCGGGCGTCCGCTGGACGACGACTCGCTGGCCCGCGTGCGCCCCGGTCAGACCCTGGAGCTGCGCTTCGGGCGCGGCGCGGTGGACGGCCGCCGGGTGCGCGTGGGCGACCCCGTGTGGCGCACCCACGACCCCACGCTGGCCGCCCGCGTGAGGCCGCTGGTGGAGGCCGACGACCCGGTGCAGACCCGGCCCGTGGACGCCCACTTCAGCGGCCACGTGGGCGAGGCCCCCGCCCTGACCCTGACCGACGAGCACGGCCTGAGCGCGACCGCGACCCTGCAAGAGCCCCTGGCCCCCGCCCGCAACCGCGCGCTGGACGAGGCGCAGCTCCGGGAGCAGCTGGGCCGGCTGGGCGGCACGCCCTTTCACCTGCGGGCCCTCACGACCGATCTGCAGGGCGCGGGGTTCCTGCCGGTCAGCGCCCTGAACGCCCTGCGCCGGGAGGCGGTGGCGGCCCTCACCGCGCGGCGCGGCCACGCCCCCGAGCGCCCGACCACCCCGGCGCTGGACGCGGCCCTGAGGGAAATGCCGGCCACCACGCCTGACGAGGATCAGGCCCCGCGCCTGCACGTCCTCGTCCGCACGCCGGAGCAGCTGGACGCCGCGCTGGAGGAACGCCCGGACTCCATCACGCTGGACTATCTCGAACTCTACGGACTCAAGCCCAGTGTGGAGCGGGTGAAGGCCGCTGGTATCGCCGTCCGGGTCGCCAGCCCGCGCATCCTCAAACCCACCGAGCAGAACCTGCAGAAGTTCCTGCTGTCGCTGGGCGCCGGGATTCTGGTGCGCTCCGGCGGGTTGCTGGAGGGGCTGCAGGCTGAAGCCGGCGCTGCGGAGCTGACCGGCGACTTCAGCCTGAACGCGGCCAATGTCCTCACCGCCCGCGCCCTGCTGGAGCTGGGTCTGAGCCGCCTCACCCCGACCTACGACCTGAACGCCCAGCAGATCACCGAACTGGCGGGGCTGGTCGGGCCGCTGCGCCTGGAGCCGGTGGCCTACGGGCATCTGCCGGTCTTCCACACCGAGCACTGCGTCTTCTGCCGCTTCCTGAGCGAGGGCACGGACTACACCAACTGCGGCCACCCCTGCGAGTCCCACCGGATCGCCCTGCGGGACGAGCGTGGCCGCAGCCATCCGGTCATGGCCGACGTGGGCTGCCGCAACACCGTCTTCGAGGGCCGCCCGCAGGTCGCCGCCCCCCATCTGGACAGCTGGCTCGGGGCGGGCCTGCGCGACTTCCGGCTGGAGTTCGTGCATGAAACGCCCCAGCAGCTCCGCGACGTCATGGCGGCCCACCGCGCCTACCTGAGCGGGGAGGTCTCCGCCGTGGGGCTGCAGGCACGGCTGGATGCGGTGTCCGACCAGGGCCTCACCGAGGGCAGCCTGTTCGTGCCCCACGATTTCGGAACGCTGGACGCCCTGCCCCTGATCGGCACCTGA
- a CDS encoding DUF402 domain-containing protein: MQPAVHPVKVELHDVPAMRHHTNTGIRSVQTYLETDHGLFVAREFIAHPRVRYWQAHLLPAQNVVVCRYDFHGRREHDYHLDIAQITRKGEVWTVRDLYLDILLHDGLMAEIVDTDELLCAHEHGLIDGREMHCAVTVAHATLAALARARYSLRDWQAAQGIRLDWCVAPLTPA, translated from the coding sequence ATGCAGCCTGCGGTGCACCCGGTCAAAGTGGAACTTCACGACGTCCCGGCCATGCGCCACCACACCAACACCGGCATCCGCAGCGTCCAGACCTATCTCGAGACCGACCACGGTCTGTTCGTGGCACGTGAGTTCATCGCCCATCCCCGGGTGCGCTACTGGCAGGCCCATCTGCTGCCGGCCCAGAACGTGGTCGTCTGCCGCTACGATTTCCACGGCCGGCGCGAGCACGATTACCACCTGGACATCGCCCAGATCACCCGTAAGGGCGAGGTCTGGACGGTGCGTGACCTGTACCTCGACATCCTGCTCCACGACGGGCTGATGGCCGAGATCGTGGACACCGACGAACTGCTCTGCGCCCACGAGCACGGCCTGATCGACGGGCGCGAGATGCACTGTGCGGTCACCGTGGCCCACGCCACCCTGGCCGCCCTGGCCCGCGCCCGCTACAGCCTGCGCGACTGGCAGGCCGCCCAGGGGATCAGGCTCGACTGGTGTGTGGCGCCCCTGACCCCGGCCTGA
- a CDS encoding transposase yields the protein MGVSQTPGVQCAAATSPSPSGGRSRRAGGVQKKVAQTLRTAQAAYPHQRVRLFVQDEGRAGLKPVLMRVWAKVGQRPIAVQHRGFQWLYVYVFVEPVTGTSDFLILPTVSTAVMQVALAAFNDAVNPTGRDIIVLLLDGAGWHTSPQLTVPPTMLLVTFPPYTPELSPAEPLVGRVKRPLANRTFTTLDDVQDVLSHECQRLMASPSEVQSLTAFPWIRHALNSC from the coding sequence GTGGGGGTATCTCAAACGCCTGGGGTTCAGTGTGCAGCTGCCACGTCCCCGTCACCATCTGGCGGCCGATCCAGACGTGCAGGCGGCGTTCAAAAAAAAGTAGCCCAAACATTGCGCACGGCGCAGGCAGCGTACCCGCACCAGCGGGTACGCCTGTTTGTTCAGGACGAAGGCCGCGCTGGGCTCAAACCTGTGCTCATGCGGGTGTGGGCCAAGGTCGGCCAGCGACCCATCGCGGTGCAGCATCGGGGGTTCCAGTGGCTCTACGTCTATGTCTTCGTGGAACCGGTCACCGGCACGAGTGACTTCTTGATCCTGCCGACAGTGAGCACGGCGGTCATGCAGGTGGCCCTGGCGGCCTTCAACGATGCGGTGAATCCGACTGGGCGGGACATCATCGTGCTGTTGCTGGATGGTGCGGGCTGGCACACCAGCCCGCAGCTGACCGTGCCCCCCACGATGCTGCTGGTCACGTTTCCCCCCTACACCCCGGAGCTGTCCCCAGCAGAACCGCTGGTCGGTCGAGTCAAGCGTCCCCTGGCGAACCGAACCTTCACGACCCTGGATGACGTGCAAGACGTCTTGAGCCACGAGTGCCAGCGCTTGATGGCGTCACCGTCCGAAGTGCAGTCGCTGACCGCTTTCCCCTGGATACGCCATGCCCTGAATTCATGTTAG
- a CDS encoding alpha-amylase family glycosyl hydrolase: MRPSLVLAAFLASAAASAQTTPALPSFEGQIIYQVMPDRFADGDPGNNQGVNLADPRAWHGGDLRGLTGKLNYIQKLGATAVWMTPVYQQQSVNSFATAAYHGYWPADFRAVDGHFGTLADFDAFVKAAHGAGMKVVLDQVINHYGYEAAAVKLRPGWFTTDAECQASTDKDVDCPLAGLPNLKQSVPQVREQLIGNADFWRARGVDALRYDAIKHVERPFLKELLARDRAAGSWTLGEWFDADTGTVAEWQKAGFDSLFLFSLQAAMKDSVMGGQGLDRVRTVLSRQGELVRPGDVALFLDNHDVPRFAQGSLFEDVGRERTKYGLRALMTLRGVPVIWQGTEIAQRGGADPDNRRQMRFEDQWTPEERAVYEVARGAIAARKASPALSRGTLTLVPVPLALESQLLLFTRTVDGQRVLAAWHGGKERRTYSLKLSGLGLKAADLATVTSLFAGQNARASVRGGYLHLSLPAQDAAAFTLP; this comes from the coding sequence ATGCGTCCAAGCCTCGTCCTGGCCGCGTTCCTCGCCTCAGCGGCGGCGAGCGCGCAGACCACCCCCGCCCTCCCCTCCTTCGAGGGCCAGATCATCTATCAGGTCATGCCGGACCGCTTCGCCGACGGCGACCCGGGCAACAACCAGGGAGTCAACCTGGCCGATCCCCGCGCGTGGCACGGCGGCGACCTCAGGGGCCTAACCGGAAAGCTGAATTACATCCAGAAGTTGGGGGCCACGGCGGTCTGGATGACCCCGGTGTATCAGCAGCAGAGCGTGAACTCGTTCGCCACGGCGGCCTACCACGGCTACTGGCCGGCCGATTTCCGCGCGGTCGATGGGCACTTCGGCACCCTGGCGGACTTCGACGCCTTCGTGAAGGCGGCGCACGGCGCGGGCATGAAGGTCGTGCTCGATCAGGTCATCAACCATTACGGCTACGAGGCGGCGGCCGTGAAGCTGCGCCCAGGGTGGTTCACCACCGACGCCGAGTGTCAGGCCAGCACCGACAAGGACGTGGACTGCCCGCTGGCCGGCCTGCCCAACCTGAAGCAGAGCGTGCCGCAGGTGCGCGAGCAATTGATCGGCAACGCCGATTTCTGGCGGGCGCGCGGGGTGGACGCGCTGCGCTACGACGCCATCAAGCACGTCGAGCGGCCCTTCCTGAAGGAGCTGCTGGCGCGCGACCGGGCAGCCGGCAGCTGGACGCTGGGCGAGTGGTTCGACGCCGACACGGGCACGGTGGCCGAGTGGCAGAAGGCGGGGTTCGATTCGCTGTTCCTGTTCAGCCTGCAGGCGGCCATGAAGGACTCGGTGATGGGCGGCCAGGGCCTCGACCGGGTGAGAACCGTGCTGTCACGGCAGGGTGAACTCGTGCGCCCCGGCGACGTCGCGCTGTTCCTCGACAACCACGACGTCCCCCGCTTCGCGCAGGGCAGCCTGTTCGAGGACGTGGGCCGCGAGCGCACGAAGTACGGCCTGCGCGCCCTGATGACGCTCAGGGGCGTGCCCGTGATCTGGCAGGGCACCGAGATCGCCCAGCGCGGCGGGGCCGATCCCGACAACCGCCGCCAGATGCGCTTCGAGGATCAGTGGACGCCCGAGGAACGCGCCGTGTACGAGGTCGCTCGGGGCGCCATCGCCGCGCGCAAGGCCAGCCCGGCCCTGAGCCGGGGCACGCTGACGCTGGTGCCAGTGCCGCTGGCCCTGGAGTCACAGCTGCTGCTGTTCACCCGCACGGTGGACGGCCAGCGGGTGCTGGCGGCGTGGCACGGGGGCAAGGAGCGGCGCACCTACAGCCTGAAGCTGAGCGGCCTGGGCCTGAAGGCGGCCGACCTCGCGACCGTGACCTCGCTGTTCGCGGGCCAGAACGCCAGGGCGAGCGTGCGCGGGGGCTACCTGCACCTGAGCCTGCCCGCCCAGGACGCGGCGGCGTTTACCCTGCCCTGA
- a CDS encoding antibiotic biosynthesis monooxygenase produces the protein MTLPDTPPTDPVTLVVRRRIRAGHEAGYEQRLTELGELLGRVPGYRGTGILRPAGGGREYTVVARFDSLSSAAAWELSPERTAWLDAIAPMVDDQLSFERQPGLDFWFTPPAAPTLSQPRRWKMTLLTLLVLYPVSVGVTLLVAPLVGSWPLGLRALAQMVLVVPSMTYLFMPLATRSAARWLSPD, from the coding sequence GTGACGTTGCCAGACACGCCCCCCACCGATCCCGTGACCCTGGTCGTGCGCCGGCGCATCCGGGCGGGCCACGAGGCCGGCTACGAACAGCGGCTCACGGAACTGGGCGAGCTGCTGGGCCGTGTGCCCGGCTACCGCGGCACCGGCATCCTGCGCCCGGCAGGCGGCGGGCGCGAGTACACCGTGGTCGCCCGCTTCGATTCGCTGTCCAGCGCCGCGGCCTGGGAACTCTCGCCCGAGCGCACCGCCTGGCTGGACGCCATCGCGCCGATGGTGGACGACCAGCTGAGTTTCGAGCGCCAGCCGGGACTGGACTTCTGGTTCACCCCGCCCGCCGCCCCGACCCTGAGTCAGCCGAGGCGCTGGAAGATGACCCTGCTGACCCTGCTCGTGCTGTACCCGGTGTCCGTGGGGGTCACGCTGCTGGTCGCCCCGCTCGTGGGCTCCTGGCCGCTGGGGCTGCGGGCGCTGGCCCAGATGGTGCTGGTCGTGCCCTCGATGACCTACCTGTTCATGCCGCTCGCCACCCGCTCCGCAGCCCGCTGGCTCAGCCCGGACTGA
- a CDS encoding cupin domain-containing protein, whose amino-acid sequence MELLTLITGEAAPLQSLPAQVGRLHFPAGTVLPPTRHAQDELSFIHSGVLRAVCGGKAVTLRGGDVSFIPAGEEHQAEVLEDVTLSYVLLDRR is encoded by the coding sequence ATGGAACTCCTGACCCTGATCACCGGCGAGGCCGCCCCGCTGCAGTCCCTCCCGGCTCAGGTGGGCCGCCTGCACTTCCCGGCCGGCACCGTGCTGCCCCCCACCCGCCACGCGCAGGACGAACTGTCGTTCATCCACAGCGGCGTGCTGCGGGCAGTCTGCGGCGGGAAGGCCGTGACCCTGCGCGGCGGCGACGTGTCCTTCATTCCCGCCGGCGAGGAACACCAGGCCGAGGTGCTGGAGGACGTGACCCTGAGCTACGTGCTGCTGGACAGGCGCTGA
- a CDS encoding winged helix-turn-helix domain-containing protein, with amino-acid sequence MDTLPLHPYRTVTELEASYRSAHRPVERSRWHILWLKAKGYPPRQIADATGYNRNTISTLVRRYNQHGPEAVRDKRQDNHSDPALTPDQQRQLSEALMETPPRGGVWTSGTAQAYIYEHFAVAITEVCAWGYLKRLGFSVQLPRPRHHLAADPDVQAAFKKK; translated from the coding sequence ATGGACACGCTGCCACTGCACCCGTACCGAACCGTCACGGAACTTGAAGCGTCGTATCGATCGGCCCACCGTCCGGTCGAACGCTCCCGCTGGCACATCCTGTGGCTTAAAGCCAAAGGGTATCCCCCGCGCCAGATCGCTGATGCCACGGGGTACAACCGCAACACCATCAGCACCCTGGTGCGCCGATACAACCAGCACGGCCCTGAGGCGGTGCGCGACAAACGTCAGGACAACCACTCCGACCCCGCCCTGACCCCCGATCAGCAGCGGCAGCTCTCGGAGGCGCTGATGGAGACCCCGCCCAGGGGCGGGGTGTGGACGAGCGGCACCGCCCAGGCGTACATCTACGAGCACTTTGCGGTGGCGATCACCGAGGTGTGTGCGTGGGGGTATCTCAAACGCCTGGGGTTCAGTGTGCAGCTGCCACGTCCCCGTCACCATCTGGCGGCCGATCCAGACGTGCAGGCGGCGTTCAAAAAAAAGTAG
- a CDS encoding TIGR00282 family metallophosphoesterase: protein MMRVLFVGDVFGQPGRRVLAAQLPLLRQRADFVIVNMENSAGGFGMHRDAAEGALKAGAHCLTLGNHAWNHKDIYPMMQDEASYPIVRPLNLSDPGAPGVGWRSFDVKTPGGTERLTVVNLLGRVFMDAVANPFRVMDEFLERPGMGSVFVDFHAEATSEKQAMAWHLDGRVAAVIGTHTHVPTADTRLLPGGTAFQADAGFTGPHDSVIGSEMDGPLQKFLTERPHRFGVAGGRAELNAVFVQIEGGKAQGIERYRYVEE from the coding sequence ATGATGCGTGTGCTGTTCGTGGGGGATGTGTTCGGTCAGCCCGGCCGGCGGGTGCTGGCGGCCCAGCTGCCGCTGCTGCGGCAGCGGGCGGACTTCGTGATCGTCAACATGGAGAATTCGGCCGGCGGCTTCGGGATGCACCGCGACGCCGCCGAGGGCGCCCTGAAGGCCGGCGCGCACTGCCTGACCCTGGGCAACCACGCCTGGAACCACAAGGACATCTACCCGATGATGCAGGACGAGGCCAGCTACCCCATCGTGCGGCCGCTGAACCTCAGCGATCCGGGGGCGCCGGGGGTGGGCTGGCGCAGCTTCGACGTGAAGACGCCGGGCGGCACCGAGCGCCTGACCGTGGTGAACCTGCTGGGCCGGGTCTTCATGGACGCGGTCGCCAACCCCTTCCGGGTAATGGACGAGTTTCTGGAACGCCCCGGGATGGGCAGCGTGTTCGTGGACTTCCACGCCGAGGCGACCAGCGAGAAGCAGGCGATGGCCTGGCACCTGGACGGCCGGGTCGCGGCGGTGATCGGCACCCACACGCATGTGCCGACCGCCGACACGCGCCTGCTGCCCGGCGGCACCGCCTTCCAGGCCGACGCCGGCTTCACCGGCCCCCACGACTCGGTGATCGGCTCCGAGATGGACGGCCCGCTGCAGAAATTCCTGACCGAGCGGCCGCACCGCTTCGGCGTGGCGGGGGGGCGCGCGGAGCTGAACGCGGTCTTTGTCCAGATAGAGGGGGGCAAGGCCCAGGGGATAGAGCGCTACCGTTACGTCGAGGAGTGA
- a CDS encoding phosphoenolpyruvate carboxylase, with amino-acid sequence MSIRSDVNLLGRTLGLVLKEQEGEAFFELVERTRALVREVRAGGDDAELRAMLAGLSGADAGNLARAFTWYFQLVNLAEEYERVRVLRAVTGVRPQSLEQALTELKAQGLSAADVEALIERVDLGLTFTAHPTEMRRRTIRNHLVEVARAIPDLADEGALDRVTAHVEAMWTTPELRRLKPTVLDEVKGGLNYITSIAQALPELQRDLRRAFKNVFEHDSEAALPLHFSSWMGGDRDGNPFVTPQATREALEVHRERARELLLSAVQRAYADLSQELGGHEAYREELRDLHGAIRDGHPVELLPRLDALHLQLHQDGQHRSADTLLTPLLSLTRVFGQHLVSLDLREHSAQTGAAVAELLRAADVEADYLALAEPAKQELLARELRSRRPLWPAGEALPDALENAIGPIREVKQATRVAGPRAFGRYIVSMSESVSDVLEPLLLAREVGFAILPVPLFETLEDLENAPQVVQALLSLPEYRAVLGDGVQEIMLGYSDSNKDTGFLAANWALHEAQRRVSDVCRGAGVRWRFFHGRGTSIGRGGGPASRAILGQPAGTIDAGLRITEQGEALADKYSHPLLARRNLEQALYGLLLAAARRNDELKEDWTAAMGRAAKASAGAYRALVDDPDFIGFFEGVTPIHEIARLNIASRPVRRPGAPSLSNLRAIPWVMSWTQNRANLPGWYGLLEGVREIGPALAREMYAGWPFFRTVLDNAQMSLAKSDPLIFDEYLRLVRPHPLADRLKDAYAQTVTLVQEVVGAELLGNEPRLKESIGLRNPYIDPIHRIQVELLRRARATEGGLDEFERPLMLSIQGIAAGVRNTG; translated from the coding sequence ATGAGCATCCGGAGTGACGTGAATCTGCTGGGCCGCACGCTGGGTCTGGTCTTGAAGGAACAGGAGGGCGAGGCCTTCTTCGAACTCGTCGAGCGCACCCGCGCCCTGGTGCGCGAGGTGCGCGCGGGCGGCGACGACGCCGAGCTGCGCGCCATGCTCGCGGGGCTGAGCGGCGCCGACGCCGGCAACCTGGCGCGGGCCTTCACCTGGTATTTCCAGCTCGTCAACCTGGCCGAGGAATACGAGCGGGTGCGGGTGCTGCGCGCCGTGACCGGGGTGCGCCCGCAGAGTCTGGAGCAGGCGCTGACCGAGCTGAAGGCGCAGGGGCTGTCGGCGGCCGACGTGGAGGCGCTGATCGAGCGGGTCGACCTGGGGCTGACCTTCACCGCCCACCCCACCGAGATGCGCCGGCGCACCATCCGCAACCACCTCGTCGAGGTGGCGCGCGCCATTCCCGATCTGGCCGACGAGGGCGCGCTCGACCGCGTGACCGCCCACGTGGAGGCCATGTGGACGACGCCCGAGCTCAGGCGCCTGAAGCCGACCGTGCTGGACGAGGTCAAGGGCGGCCTGAACTACATCACCTCCATCGCCCAGGCGCTGCCGGAGCTGCAGCGCGACCTGCGCCGCGCCTTTAAGAACGTCTTCGAGCACGACTCCGAGGCCGCGCTGCCGCTGCATTTCTCCTCGTGGATGGGCGGCGACCGCGACGGCAACCCCTTCGTGACGCCCCAGGCCACCCGCGAGGCGCTGGAGGTTCACCGTGAGCGGGCGCGCGAGCTGCTGCTGAGCGCCGTCCAGCGGGCCTACGCCGACCTGAGCCAGGAGCTGGGGGGCCACGAGGCCTACCGCGAGGAACTGCGCGACCTGCATGGCGCCATCCGTGACGGGCACCCGGTCGAGCTGCTGCCCCGGCTGGACGCCCTGCACCTGCAGCTTCACCAAGACGGCCAGCATCGCAGCGCCGATACCCTGCTCACCCCGCTGCTCTCGCTGACGCGGGTGTTCGGGCAGCATCTGGTCAGCCTGGATCTGCGCGAGCACTCGGCCCAGACCGGCGCGGCGGTGGCCGAACTGCTGCGCGCGGCCGACGTCGAGGCCGACTACCTGGCGCTCGCCGAGCCCGCCAAACAGGAACTGCTGGCCCGCGAACTCCGCTCGCGCCGCCCGCTGTGGCCCGCCGGGGAGGCGCTGCCTGACGCGCTAGAGAACGCCATCGGCCCGATCCGGGAGGTGAAGCAGGCCACCAGGGTCGCCGGCCCACGGGCCTTCGGGCGCTACATCGTGTCGATGTCGGAGAGCGTGAGCGACGTGCTGGAGCCGCTGCTGCTGGCCCGCGAGGTGGGGTTTGCGATCCTGCCGGTGCCGCTGTTCGAGACGCTGGAGGATCTGGAGAACGCGCCGCAGGTGGTTCAGGCGCTGCTGAGCCTGCCCGAATACCGCGCCGTGCTGGGGGACGGGGTGCAGGAGATCATGCTGGGCTATTCGGATTCCAACAAGGACACCGGCTTCCTGGCCGCCAACTGGGCCCTGCACGAGGCCCAGCGCCGGGTCAGCGACGTGTGCCGCGGGGCGGGCGTGCGCTGGCGGTTTTTCCACGGGCGCGGCACGAGCATCGGGCGCGGGGGCGGGCCGGCCTCGCGGGCCATCCTGGGGCAGCCGGCGGGCACCATCGACGCCGGGCTGCGGATCACCGAGCAGGGCGAGGCGCTGGCCGACAAGTACTCCCACCCGCTGCTGGCGCGGCGCAACCTGGAACAGGCCCTGTACGGGCTGCTGCTGGCCGCCGCCCGGCGCAACGACGAACTGAAGGAGGACTGGACGGCCGCGATGGGGCGCGCCGCGAAGGCCAGCGCCGGCGCCTACCGCGCCCTGGTGGACGATCCGGACTTCATCGGGTTTTTCGAGGGGGTCACGCCCATCCACGAGATCGCCCGCCTGAACATCGCCTCGCGCCCGGTGCGGCGGCCCGGCGCGCCCAGCCTGAGCAACCTGCGCGCCATTCCCTGGGTCATGAGCTGGACGCAGAACCGCGCCAATCTGCCCGGCTGGTACGGTCTGCTGGAGGGCGTGCGCGAGATCGGGCCGGCGCTGGCCCGCGAGATGTACGCCGGCTGGCCCTTTTTCCGCACGGTGCTGGACAACGCCCAGATGAGCCTGGCCAAGAGCGACCCGCTGATCTTCGACGAATACCTGCGCCTGGTGAGGCCGCACCCCCTGGCCGACCGCCTGAAGGACGCCTATGCCCAGACCGTGACCCTGGTGCAGGAGGTCGTGGGCGCCGAGCTGCTGGGCAACGAGCCCCGCCTGAAGGAGAGCATCGGGCTGCGCAACCCCTACATCGACCCCATCCACCGCATCCAGGTGGAACTGCTGCGCCGCGCCCGCGCCACCGAGGGCGGTCTGGACGAATTCGAACGCCCGCTGATGCTGAGCATCCAGGGCATCGCGGCGGGCGTACGCAACACGGGCTGA